ACGGCTTTATTTCGCCGCATATTCGGCTATCTGGATCTTCCGGTCGAAGTCGACGAGCCGCTGGTGCCGGTTGCCATCGCCGATGCATGCGGCGCGCTGTGCTTCAAATCGGTATCACTGGCCTACGACAGCGCGGCGGCCAGATTTGCGCTCGACGATATTTCCTTCGAGGTTCCGGCCGGAAAAATGGTCGCATTGGTGGGGCCCAGCGGCGCCGGCAAAACCAGTGTGACCTACCTCGCCACGCGTCTCTATGATCCGACCGCGGGCAGCATCACTTTTGATGGCGTGGATTTGCGCGCCATCGACCTCAAGACATTGGCGCGATGGACCGCCAGCGTCACGCAAGAAGCGATCTTCTTCAACGCCACGGTCAAGGACAGTCTGCTGTACGCCAAGCCGGACGCCACCGACGAGGAAATCGAAAGCGCCTGCCAGCTCGCGCAAGTGCATGAGGTGATTGCCGCGCTGCCCGAAGGGTTGATGACCTTCATCGGCGAAAAAGGCTACAAACTTTCGGGCGGCGAAAGGCAGCGGCTGGCACTCGCGCGCATCGCGCTGCGAGATCCGAAACTGATCATTCTGGACGAGGCCACGTCCTCGCTCGATTCACGTTCGGAAGCCCAGATCAGCGATGCCTTGAAAATACTTTTGCAAGGCCGCAGCAGCTTGGTCATCGCGCACCGCCTCAGCACCATCATTCGTGCCGATCTAATTCTGGTGATGGACAACGGACGCATTGTCGACCGAGGCACGCATGCCGAACTTTTGTCCCGCCAAGGCCTGTATGAAAAGTTGTACCGCGAACAATTCATGACCCACGCCAGTGTGGAATGACTGTTGCAGGAAAATCCCTGGCGCACGCTGTGCTGATTTTGTGATCAAGACCATCCCTGACCGCAGCGCGATGGAGCGTTTTTCCCGATTATTCTGCCGATACGATCGCAAGAATTTTCCGCAGTACAATCGCGGCAAACCTCACCGGACAGACGCAATGCAATCGGGTAGCAAGATAGATGTTGTCGAAGCCGATATCACATCGCTGAATGTCGACGCCATCGTCAACGCGGCGAATGAATCCCTGCTCGGCGGTAGTGGCGTGGATGGCGCCATTCATCGTGCCGCCGGGCCGGAATTATTGGCCGAATGCCGCACCCTGGGCGCCTGTCCCACGGGCGAAGCGCGCATTACACGCGGTTATCGATTGCCGGCCAATTTTGTCATTCACACGGTCGGCCCGGTCTGGCGCAACGGCCATCACGACGAACCGATATTGCTCGCCAACTGCTATCGCAACAGCTTGCGACTGGCTAGCGAAAACGCGATCCGTAGCCTTGCATTTCCGGCTATCAGTTGCGGTGTATACGCGTATCCGATCGAGGCTGCGGTGAGCATTGCCGTACGCGAGGTGCGGCTGTGGCTGGATGCATACGCGCTGCCCAAGCGCATCGTATTCTGCTGCTTTACTGCTATTGTCGCCGCGCAATATCGCCGCGCCCTGGAAATTTCATGATGCCGACATCGCCGGATTCGAACCCCACCGTCGTGCCACGCGCCGCGGCCAGCGCGCAGGATACGGCGAGCCTGATCGCGATCATTGTCGCCAACGCCTTCGTGATCGGCATCGCCTTCATCCAGCATTGGCCGCTCGGCACCTTGTTGTGGCCGTACTGGATTCAGAGCGTGGTGATCGGCATTTTCAATTTTCGCCGCATGTGGCTGCTGAAGAATTTTTCCAGCGCGGGCATGCTCGTCAACGGCTCCAGTGTTTCCGCGACTTCCGCCACGGCCAAATTCACTGCCGGATTTTTCGCGCTGCATTACGGTGGCTTCCACTTGGTGTATCTGTTTTTCCTGTTCGCGATCGCGCCCTTCCCGCATGGCCAGGGGTTGTGGATTTTGCTCGCCGCGGCAACGTTCGGCATCGGCCAATATCACGCGTATCGCCAACATCTGATCGAGGATGCACGCGGCGAGAGCAATATCGGCGCGCTGATGGCCACACCCTATCTGCGCATTCTGCCGATGCATCTGGTCATCATGCTTGGTGCGATATTGCGTGGCAGCGGCTGGATACTTGTGCTGTTCGGTGTACTGAAAACCGCTGCGGAAATTTTCGGCATCCGCGCCGAGCGCAAGATGCTGGCGAAGATCAAGGACGCGAGCGAAGCCGTGCCTGTTGCACCGACTCCGTGATTGCAAATTTCAAATCTGCATAACGCAAAACGCCAGCGCGAAGCCGGCGTTTTGCGATCGGATCAAGCGCAATCGATCAGCCGGCTTTATGCCACTGACCCAACGCGGCCAAGCCATTTTCGCGCGCTCGTTGCGCCACGGTTTTCTGCGCGTCGTCGAAATTCGCACGCATGTCCTTGGCCCAGAGTTTCATCGCTGCCTGCTGCATCGCGCGGCCATAGCTGAAACTCAGCGGCCATGGATGCGGGCCCATCTGGTTCATCGCATTCAGATGCGCGGTGGCCTGCTCGTCCGACTGCCCGCCCGACAAAAACACGATGCCCGGCACCGTCGCCGGCACGCTGGCCTTGAGGCAACGCACGGTGGCTTCGGCGACTTCATCGATATCGGCCTGCTCTTCGCAGCCCTTGCCAGAGATCACCATGCTGGCTTTCAGGATGCTGCCTTCGAGCATGATGTTGTGCTCGTACATCGCGCCGAACAGGCTGCGCAAGGTGGCTTCGGTGACGTCGTAGCAAATCTCGATATCGTGATCGCCATCCATCAATACTTCCGGTTCGACCATCGGCACGATGCCGGCTTCCTGGCACAACGAGGCGTAACGCGCGAGCGCGTGGCAGTTGGCGTCGATGCAGGTCGCGCTTGGCGCGTCATCACCGATCGTGATCACGGCGCGCCACTTGGCGAACTTGGCGCCGAGCTTGGCGTATTCAGCAAGACGCTCGCGCAAACCATCCAGACCTTCGGTGACGAGTTCGCCCGGAAAACCTGCAAGCGACATCGGGCCTTTATCGACCTTGATGCCCGGCAAAATGCCGTTATCGAGCATGAGTTTGGTGAACGGCACGCCAGCGCGTGTCGACTGACGAATGGTTTCGTCGTACAGGATCGCGCCGGAAATATGATCACTCAGATTCGGCGTAGTCAGCAGCATCTCGCGATACGCGCGGCGATTCTCTTCGCTGTTCGGCAGGCCGACCGCCTCGAAGCGTTTCTTGATGGTGTTGTTAGACTCATCAATCGCGATGATGCCCTTACCCGGGGCGACCATGGCCTGGGCGATGCTCTCAAGCTGTTCGATACTCATGACTCACTCCGTGGGATCAATCGGGTCGCGGGGCAGTGCCTCGCTCGTGCGACGCGCAATGGCGGCACTCAGGGGCGCGAATTATAGGCCAGAATGCATCGGCTTGCTCGGCCCAAGCTGCAAAACATTATCTGACAAACGCTTTTTTTGGTTAACCAAATAGCGGGACTTCACTGTCCACCGATGTGTTTTAGCGCCCCTTGTTCGAGGTAAAAAGGCACGTTTCCAAACCAGATAATGCCCTCATCCTTCTTGATATACAGATCTGCCTTGGGACTTTGCGACAAAGTTTTCTGCAGCTTCTGAAGCACATCGGACTCGGGCAACCCTCGCCACTCGGTTTCTAAAACCCTCATAAGATTTTGCAGTGCATCAGCTGAGGAGTCCGCACTCTGACTCACGTAACTCAATGTTAACGATCGATCAATCCACAAATACGCCAACATGACATTGGCCATGACGGACACACACAAAAACGCCAGCGTTACCCAAGTGGCTTTGGTCATCAAAGATCGCCCAACCCTTCCGCCGCCCCATTCGGCCCGACCTTGAGGAGCTTGAGCGTGTTGGTGCCGCCGCCGCGACCGGTGTGATCGCCAAGCGTGACGATGACGCGATCGTTTTCGGCCAACCGACCGAGCGTGAACAGATGCAGGATCGCCTCGTGCACGGCGCTGGTCGGTTCGAGTTCCTGCGGATCAAAATCGATCGGATAGACATCGCGATACATCAGCATGCGTCGCCGCGCCGCGCCGTTGCGCGACAGCGCGAAGATCGGCACCGCCGAGCGATAACGCGACAACCACTGCGCCGTGCCGCCGGACTCAGTCAGGGCCACGATCGCACGCACGCCGATCTGGCTCGACAAGAACATAGCGCTCATCGCAATCGCCTGATCGCTGCGATCGAGCCGGTGCGACGACGGTGCAAACTCGTCGCGCGACTCGAACTGGCGTTCCGCGCCGAGGCACACGCGACGCATCGCCGCGACCGCTTTATCCGGGTGTTTGCCGGCCGCACTTTCCTGCGACAACATCACCGCGTCGGTGCCATCGATCACGGCGTTGGCGACGTCGAGCACTTCGGCGCGCGTCGGAATCGGCGACTCGACCATCGACTGCATCATCTGCGTCGCGGTGATCACGATCTTGTTGCGCGCGAGGGTTTCGCGGATGATTTTTTTCTGCAGGCCGGGCAATTCGGCATCGCCGATTTCCACACCAAGATCACCGCGCGCGACCATCACCACATCGGATGCATCGATGATCTCACCAAGCACATCGATCGCTTCGGCGCGTTCGATTTTCGCCACCAGCGCGGCATCGCCGCCGGCCTGACGCAGCAAGGTGCGCGCCTGATTCATGTCGGCGGCGGAACGCGCAAACGACACCGCGAGAAAATCTGCGCCCATCTGTGCGGCGAGTTTGATATCGCTGCGATCCTTGTCGGTCAGCGCGTCCACGCTGAGGCCACCGCCCATGCGATTGATGCCTTTGCGATCCGACAGCCAGCCGCCGTGAATCACGCTGGTATGAATGAGCGTACCGTCGATGCGCAGTACCATCAGTGCGATCAGGCCATCGTCGAGCAGCAGCGTGTCGCCAGGTTTCACGTCGCGCGGCAAACCGAGATAACTCACGCCGATTCCGGCGATCGTGCCGGCATCGGCGTCAGCGCGGCAATCGAGCACGAACGGTTGTTCGGGTTCGAGAAAAACCGGGCCACTCGCAAATTTTTCGATGCGGATTTTCGGGCCTTGCAAGTCCGCCAGAATCGCGACTTCGCGCCCGAGTTCCATCGCCATCTCGCGCACCAGCCGCGCGCGCTCGATATGATCCTCGGCGCGTCCGTGCGACAAGTTCAGGCGCACCACGTCGACGCCCTCTTCGAGAATCTTGCGCAGCATGCCGGGCGCATCGGTGGCCGGCCCCAGCGTGGCGATGATCTTGGTACGGCGACTCGGTGTCAGCATGATGCGGGCCTCTGCAATGGGAGCCTGCTAAGTTAGCACAAGGTTTTGCCGCTGGAGCACACGCGGCTCGACGATCGGCGTGAGATGCGCGCGACGATCATCAAAGCAGCAGCGCGGCGAGCTCCTGTGGTGTGCTCGCGATCTCGGTCGCGCCAGCGCTTTCGAGTTCATCCCGATTACCAAATCCCCACAACACGCCGATCGCACAAACGCCGTTGGCCAGCGCGCCCTCGATATCGAAATAACGATCGCCGATCATCGTGGTGTCGGCAGAGTCGGCGGAAAAATCGGCCAGCGCGCGTGCGATTAATTCGGCCTTGCCGGCATGCAAACCATCACCATCGGGACCGTAGACTCGCGCGAACGCCGCACCGAACGGCGAGTGATCGATGATCTTTTGCGCTTGCGTCTGCAACTTGGTGGTGACGATGGCGAGTTGATGCCCGGCCGCATGCAAGGCGCTGATGAGCTCGGGCATTTCGTCATACACCGTGTGCTCGGCCCAGCCTTCGCGATCGAAACGCGTGCGGTAGTGGCCGATCGCGGTTTCGGTTAGCGCGGGATCGTCGCCGAGCACGGTTGGAAACGTCACGCGCAG
The sequence above is drawn from the Pseudolysobacter antarcticus genome and encodes:
- the pyk gene encoding pyruvate kinase is translated as MLTPSRRTKIIATLGPATDAPGMLRKILEEGVDVVRLNLSHGRAEDHIERARLVREMAMELGREVAILADLQGPKIRIEKFASGPVFLEPEQPFVLDCRADADAGTIAGIGVSYLGLPRDVKPGDTLLLDDGLIALMVLRIDGTLIHTSVIHGGWLSDRKGINRMGGGLSVDALTDKDRSDIKLAAQMGADFLAVSFARSAADMNQARTLLRQAGGDAALVAKIERAEAIDVLGEIIDASDVVMVARGDLGVEIGDAELPGLQKKIIRETLARNKIVITATQMMQSMVESPIPTRAEVLDVANAVIDGTDAVMLSQESAAGKHPDKAVAAMRRVCLGAERQFESRDEFAPSSHRLDRSDQAIAMSAMFLSSQIGVRAIVALTESGGTAQWLSRYRSAVPIFALSRNGAARRRMLMYRDVYPIDFDPQELEPTSAVHEAILHLFTLGRLAENDRVIVTLGDHTGRGGGTNTLKLLKVGPNGAAEGLGDL
- a CDS encoding Imm58 family immunity protein, producing MTKATWVTLAFLCVSVMANVMLAYLWIDRSLTLSYVSQSADSSADALQNLMRVLETEWRGLPESDVLQKLQKTLSQSPKADLYIKKDEGIIWFGNVPFYLEQGALKHIGGQ
- a CDS encoding class I fructose-bisphosphate aldolase, translating into MSIEQLESIAQAMVAPGKGIIAIDESNNTIKKRFEAVGLPNSEENRRAYREMLLTTPNLSDHISGAILYDETIRQSTRAGVPFTKLMLDNGILPGIKVDKGPMSLAGFPGELVTEGLDGLRERLAEYAKLGAKFAKWRAVITIGDDAPSATCIDANCHALARYASLCQEAGIVPMVEPEVLMDGDHDIEICYDVTEATLRSLFGAMYEHNIMLEGSILKASMVISGKGCEEQADIDEVAEATVRCLKASVPATVPGIVFLSGGQSDEQATAHLNAMNQMGPHPWPLSFSYGRAMQQAAMKLWAKDMRANFDDAQKTVAQRARENGLAALGQWHKAG
- a CDS encoding DUF6498-containing protein, giving the protein MMPTSPDSNPTVVPRAAASAQDTASLIAIIVANAFVIGIAFIQHWPLGTLLWPYWIQSVVIGIFNFRRMWLLKNFSSAGMLVNGSSVSATSATAKFTAGFFALHYGGFHLVYLFFLFAIAPFPHGQGLWILLAAATFGIGQYHAYRQHLIEDARGESNIGALMATPYLRILPMHLVIMLGAILRGSGWILVLFGVLKTAAEIFGIRAERKMLAKIKDASEAVPVAPTP
- a CDS encoding HAD hydrolase-like protein, translating into MLYLFDLDGTLIDSEAGITGSMRYAFAQMDFAPPSAEILRTWIGPPLRVTFPTVLGDDPALTETAIGHYRTRFDREGWAEHTVYDEMPELISALHAAGHQLAIVTTKLQTQAQKIIDHSPFGAAFARVYGPDGDGLHAGKAELIARALADFSADSADTTMIGDRYFDIEGALANGVCAIGVLWGFGNRDELESAGATEIASTPQELAALLL
- a CDS encoding O-acetyl-ADP-ribose deacetylase: MQSGSKIDVVEADITSLNVDAIVNAANESLLGGSGVDGAIHRAAGPELLAECRTLGACPTGEARITRGYRLPANFVIHTVGPVWRNGHHDEPILLANCYRNSLRLASENAIRSLAFPAISCGVYAYPIEAAVSIAVREVRLWLDAYALPKRIVFCCFTAIVAAQYRRALEIS